Below is a genomic region from Variovorax sp. J2L1-78.
CGCCACCGGCCGCGTTCGCCGACCACAGCGGCTTGAGCCGCGCGCGCTCCTCGTCGAAGCGCGCGTTCACGCGCTTCTTTTCGTCTTCCTGCGCCGCGATGAAGCGGTTCTGGACCGCCACGCTCTGCTCGCTGTCGTCGAGCTTGCGACGCAACGACGGCGGGGCCTTGCTCGGGTCCTTCTTGTAGAACTCCATCTCGTCGTCGATGCCCTGGCGCTCCTTGCCCAGCTCGCCGAGCCGCTTGCGGGCGGCGTCGATGACCGCATCGATCTGCAGCATGGCTTCGGACCGCTCGCGCTCGTGCGCCGTCGGATTGGGGTAACGCATCAGCAGGGCGCGCTCGCGCCGCCGCTCCTCGTTCAGCCGCGACGCCTGCATCGCCGCCTGCCGAGCGCGCTCTTCGCGCTCGGCCTGCTCGCGCGGGGTGTAGGTGGGTTCGAGGGTGCGGCGCACGGTGCCGCTCGGGCCGAACTCGCGCTGTTCGCGGTCGGCGCAATCGGCGATCGGCCGGTCGGCGGTGAGGGTGCGTCCCCGGCTGTCGGTGCAGCTGTAGATGCCGGGCGAGGCCGTCGGCCCCTGCGCCGAAGCGGAGGCTGCCAGCGCGCACAGCGACCAGGTCGCCAAGAAGGTTCGGTTCGGCAGCAGCATCCGTTCTCCCGTGACGGTCCGACTTCAGACGGCGCCGTAGCGCTGGCGGTATGCCAGCACCTTGTCGCGGTGGGCGTCGAGTTCGCCGCCGCCGCGTTCGGCCAAGTACTTTAGCAAGTCGTCCAGACTGGCGATCGACAGCACCTGCAGCCCCAACTGGTTCTGCACATATTGCACGGCGCTGTGCGCCACGTCGACGCCGTCTTCCGTCGCCATCTCCTGTCGGTCCAGGGCGATCATGACCGCGTGCGGCGTGGCGCCGGCCTGGCGGATCATCGCGATCGATTCGCGCACCGCCGTCCCGGCCGACATCACATCGTCGACGATCAGCACGCGCCCCTGCAGCTTGGCGCCGACGAGCGTGCCGCCTTCGCCATGGGCCTTGGCTTCCTTGCGGTTGTAGGCGAAGGGCACGTTGCGCCCGCGCCGGGCGAGCTCGGCGGCCAGCACGGCGCCCAGGGGAATGCCCTTGTAGGCCGGGCCGAAGAGCATGTCGAACTCCAAGCCGCTGTCGATCAGGCGCTCTGCATAGAATTCCGCCAGCCGCAGCATCTTGGCGCCGTCGTCGAACAGGCCGGCATTGAAGAAGTAGGGACTGAGCCGTCCGGCCTTGGTCTTGAATTCGCCGAATCGCAGCACACCGGCGTCGAGCGCGAACTGCACGAAATCCAGCGCGAGCCTGTCGCCCGCCCCCTTCACCTCAGCCATCGGGAATTCCTTTTGTTCAAACTGACCAGCCTCAACCTCAATGGCCTGCGTTCGGCCGCCACCAAGGGCGTGGCCGACTGGGTGGCCGAACTGGCGCCGGATTGTATTTGCATGCAGGAGATCCGGGTCCAGGCCAGCGACATCGAAGGCCGCTTCGAAGAGATGGCCGGCCTCAAAGGTCACTTCCATTTTGCCGAGAAGAAGGGCTACGCCGGCACTGCGATTTACACCAAGCACGCCCCCAGCGAGGTGGTGGTGGGCTGGGGCGACGCCGAATTCGACGCCGAAGGCCGCTACCTCGAACTGCGCTTCGACACGCCGGCACGCAAGCTGTCGATCATCAGCTGCTACTTCCCGAGCGGCTCGTCCGGCGAGGAGCGCCAAGCCGCCAAGTTCCGCTTCCTCAAGGGCTTCTTCCCGCACCTGAATGCGCTCAAGCGCGAACGCGAATTCATCCTCTGCGGCGACATCAACATCGCCCACCAGGAGATCGACCTGAAGAACTGGAAGGGCAACATGAAGAACAGCGGCTTCCTGCCCGAGGAGCGCGCCTGGATGACCCGCCTGCTCGACGCGGGTGCCGACGGGGCGGGCCTGGTCGACGTCTACCGCATGCTCAAGCCCGACACCACCGGCGAGGCCTACACCTGGTGGAGCAACCGAGGCCAGGCCTACGCGAAGAACGTGGGCTGGCGGCTGGATTACCACCTGGCCACGCCGGCGCTGGGCGCGCTGGCGCGGCACGAGTCGATCTACAAGACCGTGAAGTTCAGCGACCATGCGCCGATCACGGTGGACTACGACTTCGATCTCTGAGGCCGGCCGCTCTTCGAGGGCGCGAGCGCACCCATGTCACTCGCGCGCCGGCTCGAAGGTCACCACCATCGAACCTTTGCGCCGGATCGCCGACAGCCCCGAATCGAGCCTTCCGAGTCGAACCAGTCCCTGCGAGAGCTGGCCGTCGTTGTAGAAGATCGCGATGTTTCCCCATGGGACGTAGAAGCTGATGTCGCCGGCTGACGGCGTGCAGGCCGCCATGGGCTCGGTCGTCGTGAGCGGGCGCGGCAGCACGGCGATCTTCTCCGTCGCCGCGTAGTCTTCCAGGCTCAGTTCCAGCGGCAGCAAGGCGACGAAGTCTCTGGCGCTGGCGTGGCCCTCGAGGGTCGCCGTCGCCACCACGGCGCCGTCGACGGTCAGCTGGATCCGAACGCCGCGCGTGCTCACATCAGCTTCTCCGGCGTGATCGGCAGGTCGCGCACGCGCTTGCCGGTAGCGTGGAAGATCGCGTTGGCGATGGCCGCCGGGATACCCACCATGCCGAGTTCGCCCATGCCCTTGACGCCCAGCGGATTGACGATGGTGTCGTCTTCCTCGACGAAGATGGTCTCGATGGCGTGAATGTCCGCGTTCACCGGCACGTGGTAGTGCTGCAGGTTGGCGTTCATGATGCGGCCGTAGCGGTGGTCGATCTCAGTCGCTTCCTCCAGCGCCATGCCGATGCCCCAGACCACGCCGCCGATCTCCTGGCTGTGGGAGGCGAGCGGATTGAGGATCTTGCCGCAGGCGGTGACCTCGATCACGCGGGTGACCTTCACCGTGCCCAGGTCCGGATCGACCTTCACTTCGACGAACTGGGCGCCGTGCGCGAGCGACGCGTACTTCGCGCGCTCGGGCGAGGGCGTCGAATCGTAGGTCTCGGTGATCTCGTGGGTGCCGGTGCGGCGCATGACGTCGGCGATGACGACGGCCCGCGACGGGTCGCTCTTGCGGCGCAACAGACCGTCGAGCATCTCCACCTCTGCGGCGTTCGCGTCCTTCAGCGGCGATGCGGCGTCCCGGTTCGCCAGATCCAGCAGCTTCGCGACGATCGTCAGCGCGGCCCCGCGCACGGCCGAGCCCACGCTGGAGGTCGTCCACGAGCCGCCTTGCGCCGGCGCCTTGGGCTGGCGCGTGTCGCCCAGCTCGAAGTGCACCTGGTCCAGCCGAAGCCCGAGGAATTCGGCCGCGATCATGGTCATCACCGTGTAGGTGCCCGGCCCGATGTCGCTGGTCGCGCTGGTCACGCCGGCTGTTCCGTCGGCGCGGAACGTGACGCGCGCGCTCGCAGGCTGCTGAAAAGCGCCCCAGACGCTCGAGGCCATGCCCCAGCCCACCAGCAGACGGCCGTCGCGCATGGAGCGCGGCTCGGCCTTGCGGTTCTTCCAGCCGAACTTCTCGGCACCCAGCCGATAGCACTCGCGCAGCGCCTTGCTGGAGAAGGGCTTGCCGCTCTCCGGGTCGGTCTCTGCGTAGTTGACGAGGCGCAGTTCCATCGGATCGATCTTGAGCGCGTACGACAGTTCGTCCATCGCGCATTCCAGCGCGAACATGCCGCTCACCGCCCCCGGTGCGCGCATCCACGTGGGCGTGGCCAGATCCGTTGCCGCGACTTTCAGCGGCGCGTGCAGATGGGGACAGGCATAGACCTGTCGCGTGAAGCCGGTGGTCGAATCCGAGAAGGCTTCGAACGACGAGGTGTTGTGGAACGCCTCGTGGATCATCGACGACAGCTTGCCGCTGCGATCGGCGCCCAGCGCGATCTTCTGGATGGTGTATGGCCGGTAGCCGTGCCCGGTGAACATCTGGGTACGCGTGTAGACGACCTTGACCGGACGCTTGAGTTCCCGCGCCGCCATCGCCGTCAATGACGGGTAGTAGTTCGGCTTGAGCGATGCGCCGAAGGCACCGCCGACGAACGGCGACACCACGCGGATGTTCTCGGCAGGCACGCCCAGGCTTTCCGCCAGATGCTTCTGCACACCGAAGACTTCCTGGGTCTTGTCGAAGATCGTGAGTTGATCCCCCTGCCAGAACGCGATGGCCGCGTGCGGCTCGATCGGGTTGTGGTGGTGGATCGGAATGCGGTATTCCGCCTCGATCTTGACAGCCGCCGCCTGCATCGCGGCAACCGGGTTGCCTCGGGGCGCGCCTTGCGCCGTGGCGGGGTCCGGCTGCGCGCGCGCCAGCACCGCCGAGAAGTCGGTGTTGTGCGGCTCGGTCTCGTAGGTGGCCTTCACCAGCCGCGCCGCATACCGGGCCTGTTCGTAGCTCTCCGCCACGACGAGTGCGATCGGCTGGCCGTTGAAGAACACCCGGTCCGATTGCAGCGGCCACGACCACGCCGGTGCTGCGCCGGCTGCCGGTGCGGGGCCGAGCTTGCCCGCGTTCAGGTGGGTGAAGACGCGGATCACGCCGCCCGCCTGTTCTGCTGCGCGCGTGTCGATGGCGGTGATGCGGCCCTTGGCCACAGTGCTCAGCGCGATAAAGCCGTAGGCGACATTCGGGATCTGGAACTCGGCGGTGTACTTCGCCTTGCCGGTGACCTTGGCGAGCCCGTCGACGCGGGTCGTCTCTTTGCCTAGATAGCGTGCCATGTGATGCCTTTCTTCACGCCAGGCGCGACGCGCGCATCAACGCACGCACGACGGAACGTCGACCCAGTTCCACCTTGTAGGCGTTGTGCGCCAGCGGGCGCGCATCGCGCAGCGCGGCGTCGGCCGCGCGCTTGAACGTCGCCTCGTCGGCACGCTGGCCCACGAGCACCGCTTCGGCCTCGGCGCTGCGCCAGGGCTTGTGCGCGACGCTGCCCAGCACCACGCGCGCCTGGCGGATCCGGCTGCCGTCCATGTCGAGTGCGGCAGCCACCGAGACCATCGCAAACGCGTACGAGGCACGGTCGCGCACCTTGAGGTAGTGCGAGTGTCGCGCGAACTCACCCGCGGGCACGGGCAGTTCGATGGCAACGATGAGTTCACCGTGCGCGAGGTTGTTGTCGCGCTCGGGCGTGTCGCCCGGCAGCCGGTGGAAGTCGGTGATGGCGATCAGCCGCTCGCGTCCGTCCGGCGCGCGGACGCGCACCCGGGCATCGAGCGCGTACAACGCCGTGGCCATGTCGCCGGGATAGGTCGCCACGCAGGCCTCGCTCCAGCCCATGATCGCGCTGATCCGGTTGAGGCCCTCGCGCGCGCCGCAACCGCTGCCGGCCTCGCGCTTGTTGCACGGCATGGACGTGTCGTAGAAGTAGTTGCAGCGCGTGCGTTGCAGCAGGTTGCCGCCGTTGGTGGCCATGTTGCGCAACTGCCCCGAGGCGCCCGCGACGATCGCCTGCGTGAGCAGCGGGTAGTTCTCGCGGACCAGCGGATGGTTGGCCGTCTCGGTGTTGGTGGCCAGGGCCCCGATCGACAGACCGGCGCGCGTGCGCTGGATCTCGCGCAGCGGCAGGCGGGTGATGTCGACCAGGCGCGTCGGGCGCTCGACGTCCTCCTTCATCAGGTCCAGCAGATTGCTGCCGCCCGCGAGGTACCTGGCTTGCGGCATGGCCGACAGGGCGGCGGTCGCGGAGGCGGCATCTGCCGCGCGGACGTACTCAAACGGTCGCATGGCCGTCCTCCTTTTTTCCATCGGTGGTCATGGCCAGTTGCGTCTCGGTGGCGAAGCCCCAGGTCTGCGCGGCCTGTCGACCCGAATGCACCTCCTGGATCGCCGCGACGATGCCGGGGTAGGCACCGCAGCGGCAGAGGTTGCCGCTCATGCGCTCCTTGATCTCGTCGTCGGTCAGGCGCGTCGTGGTCTTGCCGACGTTCTCGGTGACGTGGCTGACCTGGCCGCGCTGGACCTCGCCCAGCATGCCGACGGCCGAACAGATCTGGCCCGATGTGCAGTAGCCGCACTGGAAGCCGTCGTGCTTGATGAAGGCCGCCTGCATGGGATGCAGCTGGTCACCCGTCGCCAAGCCTTCGATGGTCGTGACCTCGCGGCCTTCGAGCGTGGCGGCCAGCGTCAGGCAGGACAGCACGCGCTGCCCGTCGACCAGCGCGGTGCAGGCACCGCACTGGCCCTGGTCGCAGCCTTTCTTGGAGCCGGTCAACGCAAGCCGTTCACGCAGCGCATCGAGCAGCACGACGCGTGAGTCGACGTCCAGCGTCTGCGGCGTTCCGTTGACCCGAAAGCTGACCTTCACGACGTTTTGCACCACGACAGGCGCCGACGCCGCACCGGGCACCGGCGGCAGTTGCGCAAGCGCGGACTCGGTCGCCAGCAGGTTCGCGGCGAAGAGGCCGATGCCGCTGCCGCCGGTCTGCATCATGAAAGTGCGGCGTGACGTGCCGACGCCATTCAGCGCCGGCATCTCTGCGAGCAGCGCCGATTCGTCGGCACTGAGTTCCGCCGGTGTGTCGTTCTGGATTTCGTGGGGCATGGACTTCGTCCTTGATGAAAGATGCGTCGGCAGTTCGCCGCGCCTGACTGTGTCAAACACGCCGCCGATCGACTACCCGATGAACGCTTAATGCCTTTATTAGCCTGGCTAATCACTTCGTGGCGCAGTGCGGGCGTTCAGTCCCGCGCGAACCCGACCTTCACATTGCGCTGGCCGAGCGCTTGTGCCAAGCCATCCGGGTTCTCCACGCGGCCAAACCGCGTGTACGCGTAGGGAGAGTCGAAGGTCCGGTAGAAGAGGACCACGGTGTGCGCCCCATACAACATGAGGTCACCGTTGCGGATCGTTCCCGGCCGGCTTGGATTTGCGGGCAACGCTTGCGGCAGGTCGAACTTCTTTTCGTTGCCGTTGAGATCGCTCATGTCGAGCGTCAGCGGAAGTCGCGCAGCGAACGCGTGGGCGGCATCCGTGTCGGCCAGGGTCACGGCCATGCGCCGTTCGCCAACGGTCATCCACACTCGTGATTCGGCGTGGCCGACACCGACGGAGAGCAAGCCGATGCACAAGCCCGCAAGACGCAGGTGCCAGGGCTTCATCTTCATTGCAAGAGGACTGCGGCTGGGAGTCATGTCAATGGCGTGCGGTCTGCACGCGCTGTCATGACCACCAGGAACGCGCCGACCAGCAAGAGGCCGGCGCTGAAAGCGAAGGTGCTTTGGTAGCCGCTGCCGTCGAACAGCAAGCCACCGAGCGTCGAGCCCAGCGCGATGGAAAGCTGGACCACGGCGACCATGAGCCCGCCGCCGGCTTCGGCGTCGTGCGGGAGCGTTCGTGCGATCCACAGCCACCAGCCCACCGGCGCAGCGGTGGCCACCAGCCCCCAGATGCCCAGCAACACGGTGGTGGCAGCAACGGAAGTGCCAACGGCCATCAGCAGCACCGCGATCGCCGCCATCAGCACCGGGATGATCGTGAGCGTGCCGTAGAAGCCGATCGTCAGGAATCGGCCGATGACCGTGGTGCCGATGAAGCCCGCGACACCCAGGGTCAGCAGCACGAGCGACAGCATCGACACGTCGACCCGCGTCACCGTCTCCAGGAACGGACGCAGGTAAGTGAACAGCGCGAACTGCCCCATGAAGAAAACGCCAACGGCGAGCATGCCGAGCACGACCCGCCGGTGCCTGAAAAGCATGAAGACGTTGCTCGCCCCTCTCGCGCGCGGCTGAGGCTTCATGGCGGGCAAACTGAACCATTGCCAGACGAACGCGATCGCCGCGACCGGCACCAGGCAGAAGAAGGCACCGCGCCAGCCCACGATCGCGGCGAGATAGCTGCCCAACGGCGCTGCCACGACCGTGGCCAGCGCGTTGCCGCCGTTGAAGATCGCCAGTGCCCGCGGCACCTTGGACGGCGGCACCAGCTGCATGGCCGTGGCCGCCGACAGGGACCAGAAGCCGCCGACGACGATGCCGATCAACGCGCGGCCGGCCAGGTACGTCATGTAGTTCGGCGCCATCGCGACGACGGCGCCGGACAGGCACATCATCGCCGTCAGCGACAGGAGCAACTTCTTGCGGTTGATCCTGCCGGCGATCGCCGAAATCGACAGGCTGGTGAGCACCGCGAAGACGCCCGAGATGGCGATGCCCTGCCCCGCCATGCCTTCGGTGACCCCGAGGTCGGACGCCAAGGGCGTCAGCAAGCTGACCGGCATGAACTCCGACGCGATCAGCGCGAAGACGCACAGCGTCATCGCGAACACGCCACCCCAGTGTGCGGGCCGCGCTTCGGCGCGGTCGTCGAACAAGGCGCCGCTTGCTTGCGTGCCGATCGCCTGCGCTGCCATCAGGCGCTCGCCGGCACGAGGTGCTTGTTGAAGAACGACGTCAGCTTGTCGAACGGGATCAGCGACACCCGGTCGTACAGATCCACGTGGCCGGCGCCCGGGACCACGTACAGCTCCTTCGGTTCGGCAGCCCGCTTGTAGGCGTCTTCGCTGAATTCCTTGGAATGCGCCTGATCCCCGGTGATGAACAGCATCGGCCGCGGCGAGATCGTCTCGATGTCGTTGAACGGATAGAAGTTCATGAACTTGACGTTGCTGCTCAAGGTCGGCATGGTGGTGGTCCGCGCCGATGCCCCCTTGGGCGTGAACTCGCCGCGCGGCGTGCGATAGAAATCGAAGAACTCGCGCTGAATGGGATGCGTGTCGGCAGCGAGCGTGAGCACCGTGCCGCCGGTGTACTGGACGGCGCCGCCGTTGAACTCTGCCTGACGCTGCTTGGCGGCGGCCGCGATGATCTGCTTGCGCTGCTCGAGCGTCTGCGAGTGGTTGAGCGCGTCGCGGTTGGCCGCCCCCATGTCGTACATGCTCACCGTGGCGATGGCCTTCATGCGCGGATCGATCTTCGCCGCACTGATGACGAAGCTGCCGCTGCCGCAGACACCGATGGCGCCGATCTGTTGGGGGTCGACGAACGCCTGGCTGCCGAGGAAGTCGACCGCAGCGCTGAAACTCTCGGCGTACATGTCGGGCGAGACCGCATTGCGCGGCTGACCGTCGCTGCCGCCCCAGAACGCGAGGTCCAGCGACAGTGTCACGAAGCCCTGCTCCGCCATCTTGGTCGCGTACAGGTTCGCGCTTTGCTCCTTCACCGCACCCATCGGGTGGCCGACGACGAGCGCCGCGGTCTGTTTTTTCCGGTCGAGCGACTTGGGCAGGAAGAGGTTCCCTGCAACGGACATCCGGTACTGGTTCTTGAAGCCGACCTTCTGCACGGTGACCTTGTCGCTCACGTAGAAGTTGTCGGCACCGTTGCGCAGCTGGGCGCGTTTCCCTGGGCCCGCTGCCATGGCTGCGCCGGTCGTCGACAACATGCCGACGGCCGCCACGCCGGTACCGGCCCTCTTCAGGAATTCGCGGCGTTCGGCTGCGGTGTCTGCTGCGGTTTTCATGGTCGATGTTCCTTCGGATGCGGTGGGGCCTTGCAATGCGAAGAAGTTTGCCGAGCGAGGTGGATGTTGACTAGGTAATGAATGCTTAATACATTTATTAACTCAGCTAATCAGTCCGCGCGATGCGGAAAGCCACATGCCCAGACGGAATCTCAACGACCTGCTGGCTTTCGTGACGGTGGCCCGCGAGGGCAGCTTCACCAAGGCGGCCGGCACGCTCGGCGTGACCCAGTCGGCCCTCAGCCAGGCGATCCGCGGGCTGGAAGAAGGGCTGCAGATCCGCCTGTTGACCCGCACCACGCGCAGCGTTGCGCCGACCTCGGCCGGCGAGCGGCTCATGAAGGCCATCGGCTACCGTTTCGACGAGATCGAGGCCGAGCTCGAGGCGTTGACCGAGCTGCGCGACAAGCCTGCGGGTACCGTGCGCATCACCTGCGGCGATCACATCATGCACAGCGTGCTGCTGCCCAAGCTCACACCCCTGCTGCGCGACTACCCCGACATCAAGCTGGAGTTCGACATGAACTACGGGTTTCGCGACATCGTGGCCGACCGCTTCGATGCCGGGGTCCGCATGGGCAACACGATCGACAACGACATGATCGCCGTGCCCATCGGCCCGCCGCTGCAGATGGCGGTGGTGGCGTCACCCGGCTACTTCGCCGTCCACCCGATCCCCAAGACGCCGGCCGACCTGACCCGGCACCAGTGCATCAACCAGCGCATGCCGACGTCGGGTGGGCTGTATGTCTGGGACTTCGAGAAGCGCGGCCGCAAGGTCAACGTTCGCGTCGATGGACCGCTGATCTTCAACACCTCAGCACCGCAGGTGGACGCAGCCCTCGCAGGGCTGGGCATCTCGCTGCTGCCGGAAGATGAACTGATGTCGCACATCGAATCGGGCCGGCTCGTGCGCGTGCTGCAGGACTGGTGCCCCAAGTTCGCCGGCTACCACCTGTACTACCCCAGCAAGCGCCAACCCTCACCGGCGTTTTCGCTGGTCGTGAAGGCGCTGCGCTTCGACGGATCACGGGCGCCGTAAGGCGACGCTCGAGTCAGCGCTGCGACGTTTCGCGGTACCTCAATGCGTCGATCACCAAGGCCAGCGCCGGTGCGATCTGACGCCGGTTGGCGTAATACAGGTGATACCCCGGAAAGCGCGGCCACCAGTCCTCCAGCACCGGAACCAGCCGGCCGGCATCGATGTGCGGCTTCATCAGGTCGAAGGGCACGTAGGCAAAGCCCAGGCCATCGAGCGCCGCTTGCAGCATCAGGTTCGTGCTGTTGAAGATGGTCTGGCCATCGACCTTCACGTTGACCGATTTCTTGCCTTTCTGGAAATCCCACGCGTACAGGTTGCCGCGCGTCGGCAGGCGCAGGTTCACGCACTGGTGGTCGGTCAGGTCCTGCGGCTTCTTCGGCGGCGTCTTGCCTCGCAGATAGTCGGGCGAGGCCGCCACCGACATTCGCATGTCGGGAGAGATGCGCACGGCCACCATGTCCTTGTCGATGCGGTCGCCGACGCGCACGCCGGCATCGAAGCGCTGCGCCGCGATGTCCGTGAAGCCGTAGTCGACGCTGAACTCGATCCGGATGTCCGGGTACTGCTTGAGCAAGGGCATCAAGCGGGGCCAGAGCGCGGTGCCGATGGCGTGGTCGTGGGCCGTGATGCGCACCGTGCCGGCCGGCTTGTCGCGCATCGCACTGAGCTGACCCAGTTCAGCCTCGATCTCCTGCAGGCGTGGCGCCACCGTGGCGAGCAGCCGGGCGCCGGCCTCCGTGGTCGAAACGCTTCGCGTGGTGCGGGTGAGCAGACGCACGCCCAGGCGCGCTTCCAGCGCCAGCATCGCGTGGCTCAACGCCGAACGCGACAGGCCCATTTGCGCGGCGGCACGGGTGAAGCTGCGCTCGCGCGCCACCACCACGAAGGCCTGCAGGTCATTGAGGTTTTCTTTGGCCATTGGTGATTAGCTTGCACATGTGCATTCTGATTTTGCAGCCTTCTCAACCAAAGGGTCCGTAAATACAGTGGGCGAACACCCGGCAATCGTTCCAATCCACTATGAATTCCACAACCCTTCCGCATCTGCCATCGATCGTCGCGTGCCTCGCACTGATGCAGACATCGCTGGCTGATGCACAGGCCGCACCCGCCTCGGGCGCCGTCCAGATCTCGCGCGCAGGATCGCAACCCTCCGCCGCGGGCCCCGACGCGTTCTTCACCGGACGTGTGCGCGTCGACCCGGTCTGGCCCGGCGACGACCACATCAATGCATCAGGCGCCAACGTGACCTTCGAGCCCGGTGCTCGCTCGGCCTGGCACACCCATCCGGCCGGCCAACGACTGGTCGTGCTGTCGGGGGTCGGTCTCACGCAGGAGTGGGGCAAGCCGGTCCAGGAAATCCGCCCCGGCGACGTCCTGTGGTGTCCTCCAGGCGTCAAGCACTGGCACGGCG
It encodes:
- a CDS encoding DUF4124 domain-containing protein; the protein is MLLPNRTFLATWSLCALAASASAQGPTASPGIYSCTDSRGRTLTADRPIADCADREQREFGPSGTVRRTLEPTYTPREQAEREERARQAAMQASRLNEERRRERALLMRYPNPTAHERERSEAMLQIDAVIDAARKRLGELGKERQGIDDEMEFYKKDPSKAPPSLRRKLDDSEQSVAVQNRFIAAQEDEKKRVNARFDEERARLKPLWSANAAGGAGR
- the pyrE gene encoding orotate phosphoribosyltransferase, producing the protein MAEVKGAGDRLALDFVQFALDAGVLRFGEFKTKAGRLSPYFFNAGLFDDGAKMLRLAEFYAERLIDSGLEFDMLFGPAYKGIPLGAVLAAELARRGRNVPFAYNRKEAKAHGEGGTLVGAKLQGRVLIVDDVMSAGTAVRESIAMIRQAGATPHAVMIALDRQEMATEDGVDVAHSAVQYVQNQLGLQVLSIASLDDLLKYLAERGGGELDAHRDKVLAYRQRYGAV
- a CDS encoding exodeoxyribonuclease III, whose translation is MFKLTSLNLNGLRSAATKGVADWVAELAPDCICMQEIRVQASDIEGRFEEMAGLKGHFHFAEKKGYAGTAIYTKHAPSEVVVGWGDAEFDAEGRYLELRFDTPARKLSIISCYFPSGSSGEERQAAKFRFLKGFFPHLNALKREREFILCGDINIAHQEIDLKNWKGNMKNSGFLPEERAWMTRLLDAGADGAGLVDVYRMLKPDTTGEAYTWWSNRGQAYAKNVGWRLDYHLATPALGALARHESIYKTVKFSDHAPITVDYDFDL
- a CDS encoding cyclophilin-like fold protein, translated to MSTRGVRIQLTVDGAVVATATLEGHASARDFVALLPLELSLEDYAATEKIAVLPRPLTTTEPMAACTPSAGDISFYVPWGNIAIFYNDGQLSQGLVRLGRLDSGLSAIRRKGSMVVTFEPARE
- a CDS encoding xanthine dehydrogenase family protein molybdopterin-binding subunit; its protein translation is MARYLGKETTRVDGLAKVTGKAKYTAEFQIPNVAYGFIALSTVAKGRITAIDTRAAEQAGGVIRVFTHLNAGKLGPAPAAGAAPAWSWPLQSDRVFFNGQPIALVVAESYEQARYAARLVKATYETEPHNTDFSAVLARAQPDPATAQGAPRGNPVAAMQAAAVKIEAEYRIPIHHHNPIEPHAAIAFWQGDQLTIFDKTQEVFGVQKHLAESLGVPAENIRVVSPFVGGAFGASLKPNYYPSLTAMAARELKRPVKVVYTRTQMFTGHGYRPYTIQKIALGADRSGKLSSMIHEAFHNTSSFEAFSDSTTGFTRQVYACPHLHAPLKVAATDLATPTWMRAPGAVSGMFALECAMDELSYALKIDPMELRLVNYAETDPESGKPFSSKALRECYRLGAEKFGWKNRKAEPRSMRDGRLLVGWGMASSVWGAFQQPASARVTFRADGTAGVTSATSDIGPGTYTVMTMIAAEFLGLRLDQVHFELGDTRQPKAPAQGGSWTTSSVGSAVRGAALTIVAKLLDLANRDAASPLKDANAAEVEMLDGLLRRKSDPSRAVVIADVMRRTGTHEITETYDSTPSPERAKYASLAHGAQFVEVKVDPDLGTVKVTRVIEVTACGKILNPLASHSQEIGGVVWGIGMALEEATEIDHRYGRIMNANLQHYHVPVNADIHAIETIFVEEDDTIVNPLGVKGMGELGMVGIPAAIANAIFHATGKRVRDLPITPEKLM
- a CDS encoding FAD binding domain-containing protein; translated protein: MRPFEYVRAADAASATAALSAMPQARYLAGGSNLLDLMKEDVERPTRLVDITRLPLREIQRTRAGLSIGALATNTETANHPLVRENYPLLTQAIVAGASGQLRNMATNGGNLLQRTRCNYFYDTSMPCNKREAGSGCGAREGLNRISAIMGWSEACVATYPGDMATALYALDARVRVRAPDGRERLIAITDFHRLPGDTPERDNNLAHGELIVAIELPVPAGEFARHSHYLKVRDRASYAFAMVSVAAALDMDGSRIRQARVVLGSVAHKPWRSAEAEAVLVGQRADEATFKRAADAALRDARPLAHNAYKVELGRRSVVRALMRASRLA
- a CDS encoding 2Fe-2S iron-sulfur cluster-binding protein; its protein translation is MPHEIQNDTPAELSADESALLAEMPALNGVGTSRRTFMMQTGGSGIGLFAANLLATESALAQLPPVPGAASAPVVVQNVVKVSFRVNGTPQTLDVDSRVVLLDALRERLALTGSKKGCDQGQCGACTALVDGQRVLSCLTLAATLEGREVTTIEGLATGDQLHPMQAAFIKHDGFQCGYCTSGQICSAVGMLGEVQRGQVSHVTENVGKTTTRLTDDEIKERMSGNLCRCGAYPGIVAAIQEVHSGRQAAQTWGFATETQLAMTTDGKKEDGHATV
- a CDS encoding cyclophilin-like fold protein, with the translated sequence MKMKPWHLRLAGLCIGLLSVGVGHAESRVWMTVGERRMAVTLADTDAAHAFAARLPLTLDMSDLNGNEKKFDLPQALPANPSRPGTIRNGDLMLYGAHTVVLFYRTFDSPYAYTRFGRVENPDGLAQALGQRNVKVGFARD
- a CDS encoding MFS transporter, giving the protein MTLCVFALIASEFMPVSLLTPLASDLGVTEGMAGQGIAISGVFAVLTSLSISAIAGRINRKKLLLSLTAMMCLSGAVVAMAPNYMTYLAGRALIGIVVGGFWSLSAATAMQLVPPSKVPRALAIFNGGNALATVVAAPLGSYLAAIVGWRGAFFCLVPVAAIAFVWQWFSLPAMKPQPRARGASNVFMLFRHRRVVLGMLAVGVFFMGQFALFTYLRPFLETVTRVDVSMLSLVLLTLGVAGFIGTTVIGRFLTIGFYGTLTIIPVLMAAIAVLLMAVGTSVAATTVLLGIWGLVATAAPVGWWLWIARTLPHDAEAGGGLMVAVVQLSIALGSTLGGLLFDGSGYQSTFAFSAGLLLVGAFLVVMTARADRTPLT
- a CDS encoding alpha/beta hydrolase, translating into MLSTTGAAMAAGPGKRAQLRNGADNFYVSDKVTVQKVGFKNQYRMSVAGNLFLPKSLDRKKQTAALVVGHPMGAVKEQSANLYATKMAEQGFVTLSLDLAFWGGSDGQPRNAVSPDMYAESFSAAVDFLGSQAFVDPQQIGAIGVCGSGSFVISAAKIDPRMKAIATVSMYDMGAANRDALNHSQTLEQRKQIIAAAAKQRQAEFNGGAVQYTGGTVLTLAADTHPIQREFFDFYRTPRGEFTPKGASARTTTMPTLSSNVKFMNFYPFNDIETISPRPMLFITGDQAHSKEFSEDAYKRAAEPKELYVVPGAGHVDLYDRVSLIPFDKLTSFFNKHLVPASA
- a CDS encoding LysR family transcriptional regulator, encoding MPRRNLNDLLAFVTVAREGSFTKAAGTLGVTQSALSQAIRGLEEGLQIRLLTRTTRSVAPTSAGERLMKAIGYRFDEIEAELEALTELRDKPAGTVRITCGDHIMHSVLLPKLTPLLRDYPDIKLEFDMNYGFRDIVADRFDAGVRMGNTIDNDMIAVPIGPPLQMAVVASPGYFAVHPIPKTPADLTRHQCINQRMPTSGGLYVWDFEKRGRKVNVRVDGPLIFNTSAPQVDAALAGLGISLLPEDELMSHIESGRLVRVLQDWCPKFAGYHLYYPSKRQPSPAFSLVVKALRFDGSRAP